From the Ipomoea triloba cultivar NCNSP0323 chromosome 8, ASM357664v1 genome, the window GTTTAACCAACTAAATGCTTTCCTACATGGAAACTAccaaagatttttaaaaataaaatagtataaCCCAATTAATCTAAGTCCACTGGACCACTTGTTAATTTAAGATTAAGAAACAAGAATTCAACCAATGACCCACATCCTTAACTTTATGTTGTGTTACATGCACTCACGACGTAGGGTGTAAGAAAATTAAAGCTAGCCACGAACGGATTAATGCCTTTTCACCTTTTTCATTACAACCTATAATAGCTTAATTAGTGGAGTTATACCTAATAATCCCCTAATATTAAAACCTACCTGCATTTATATAGTCGAcatgatatatttatttattattatggatATAAAATTATTCTTCAGATCAGATGAAACGCAATTTATAAGTGGCGCAACTCAATTTCGATAATGACTCTTCATTCTTGGTGTCCATGCGTCACCATGCACTACTAATATAATTATCCACATATactctttgttttatttttattttttttacatacatttattcattgtttatttcaTCGCTTGTGGCATTTAATTCTTCATCTGCACTAACATACATGAACCCATGAGACGTACACTctagtatttaatttgtatatattaatgggaaaatggcatctttagtccctgagttataggggtagtgtagactcagtccctaagttatggctgtatgcgagtttagtccctcagttattcacaaagtggcgagtttagtccctggacattaaatttgacgaaaaaattaaaaaatattcaaaatttgaggggtaaaataggaaattcacattttattattNNNNNNNNNNNNNNNNNNNNNNNNNNNNNNNNNNNNNNNNNNNNNNNNNNNNNNNNNNNNNNNNNNNNNNNNNNNNNNNNNNNNNNNNNNNNNNNNNNNNNNNNNNNNNNNNNNNNNNNNNNNNNNNNNNNNNNNNNNNNNNNNNNNNNNNNNNNNNNNNNNNNNNNNNNNNNNNNNNNNNNNNNNNNNNNNNNNNNNNNNNNNNNNNNNNNNNNNNNNNNNNNNNNNNNNNNNNNNNNNNNNNNNNNNNNNNNNNNNNNNNNNNNNNNNNNNNNNNNNNNNNNNNNNNNNNNNNNNNNNNNNNNNNNNNNNNNNNNNNNNNNNNNNNNNNNNNNNNNNNNNNNNNNNNNNNNNNNNNNNNNNNNNNNNNNNNNNNNNNNNNNNNNNNNNNNNNNNNNNNNNNNNNNNNNNNNNNNNNNNNNNNNNNNNNNNNNNNNNNNNNNNNNNNNNNNNNNNNNNNNNNNNNNNNNNNNNNNNNNNNNNNNNNNNNNNNNNNNNNNNNNNNNNNNNNNNNNNNNNNNNNNNNNNNNNNNNNNNNNNNNNNNNNNNNNNNNNNNNNNNNNNNNNNNNNNNNNNNNNNNNNNNNNNNNNNNNNNNNNNNNNNNNNNNNNNNNNNNNNNNNNNNNNNNNNNNNNNNNNNNNNNNNNNNNNNNNNNNNNNNNNNNNNNNNNNNNNNNNNNNNNNNNNNNNNNNNNNNNNNNNNNNNNNNNNNNNNNNNNNNNNNNNNNNNNNNNNNNNNNNNNNNNNNNNNNNNNNNNNNNNNNNNNNNNNNNNNNNNNNNNNNNNNNNNNNNNNNNNNNNNNNNNNNNNNNNNNNNNNNNNNNNNNNNNNNNNNNNNNNNNNNNNNNNNNNNNNNNNNNNNNNNNNNNNNNNNNNNNNNNNNNNNNNNNNNNNNNNNNNNNNNNNNNNNNNNNNNNNNNNNNNNNNNNNNNNNNNNNNNNNNNNNNNNNNNNNNNNNNNNNNNNNNNNNNNNNNNNNNNNNNNNNNNNNNNNNNNNNNNNNNNNNNNNNNNNNNNNNNNNNNNNNNNNNNNNNNNNNNNNNNNNNNNNNNNNNNNNNNNNNNNNNNNNNNNNNNNNNNNNNNtattacatttgttgcttagtaaaaaaataaaaacttgttaggacagtgtgtttcatacacctaaatacaatgatcatgcatttctttatttgtgctaagttttaagtgtgttatacgagagtcaggttcctaacaagtcatttgaaagttattaaaatgtttttaaaaatgaaaaatattgaaaataattaggctaagaagtgaaaaaataatgttgtaaaagtggttttgatataagaagaataataaaatgtgaatttcctattttacccctcaaattttgaatattttttaattttttcgtctaatttaatgttcagggactaaactcgccactttgtgaataactgagggactaaactcgcatacagccataacttagggactgagtctacactacccctataacttagggactaaagatgtcattttccctatattaattatattatatatatattgttcttgATAAACCTGAGATCACATGCAGTACAGTATAGTAGTTCGTTCTTGATAGGCACAACTTTCCCCAAATGCCACGTAGCAAGCAATAGTGTTGGGTTTTAATTTGGTGCGTACGTAATTATTGATTccaaaaagaatatataattgTTGAGTGCATAGatcataattttcatatatctgATGAAAGTCGCGAATTTCAATTATAAGCTCTAAACTAAACACTACATATTATTCTCACAAATTtctaacattatttttatttaaacacGGCATAGCTAGCTATTTGGTCATAATATGAATGATCAAAATATGTTAGTAAATCAAACTCCAACTAAATCTAAAGTCTCATTCATAAGTCACATGAAATTATTTCATAGTATTCCCAACTCTAAACAATGAtcatgcaattttaaaaagcatttatttataaatatccgAACATTACCACCTAATTGATGAAATGGGGTCTAATATAATTCCGATTACACATAAgtattaattagtatatatacattaattaacattaacagacattactaattaaaatatataatgccAATTCAATGATtatcttgaatatatatatatatatatacacacacatatgagTGTATGACATCACAGACaccaactttaatttgttgtaatTGTTTATTACAAAGATAATTTTCTCACAACTAAAATATATGATAATTCAAAGTCTCTAAAAAGTTGATCgatctatatatacacacataacattaattaatatcaaacatatatattaagcGGGGGCAATTAGTTATCAAATGCCACAAATATAACTTGAAACTAAGTATGCTGcattacattatttatatatatacactccaCAACTCTAGTTATTCACATGCATATAACttgtaaatatcattttctttacaatttaaaaaaaaaaaaaaaatcacatgcTAACCAAGTAACCATAAAacttgcatgcatgcatagaATTGGAAAGCTTATGGTTATGGAGTTTGCAGATTATATATCCAATCCTGATTAGTCCGGGTTGCAGTTTTGAATGATTAGGTTGACAAGTTGAAATGGGTTTgcaagaaataataataaatgaagtaATTAAGCATGAAAACCTTATTGTCAATTCCACTTAAATAAAGTACAGTTTAGGGCGTCGTGTaaagttaattaaaatatataaagaacAGCCACTAGCATAACTGAGAAAAGTAGGAAACCTTAGCCTTTGCTTGTCGTCAAATTCCACTCAAACCATCGTTGCAAGTCAAATGTTTTCCACTTTCCTGCATGCGTCTTTCTATGCTGTCTTTTTGTCTCGgcctttctgtttttatcttcatttttttcaattttgtctGTTTTCTTactgtgtattatatatatacccatCATATCCCCGCTTGAGTTTATGCATGTACTCGCCTGAGTTTAGTTTTTCTCTAAGAAAATATACTCTCATCTGATCTTCATCGGCTTCGTTCAATTCGTCTTCAAACTGCAGTTTGCTAGCTATTTCAATGGCGGCCAAAATCCATCCTCAGATATCGTCTTCTTCCAATTCTTGTTCTGACTACGTGACTTCAAAAAGAGAAACACTTACGATATGGATGAAATCCTTGGTTTTCCATGGCAATGGTTGCACCGCCTATAATTCCAAAGGAGAAATCGTTTTCAGAGTTGATAATTATCAAGAAAAGAACAGCACCAAGGTTTATCTCATGGATTTGCATGGCCAGGTCCTCTTTTCCATTCAAAAACAGGTATTTAACTGATGTTAGTATTATTGTATTTGaagcaaaaaaccagtactgTTTTTACTCTTAAATTAAAGTCCAAACCTTAGCTTTGTTTATTTATCAATTGCCTCTGATCTCAGAAACTAAGAATTTTCGGTCGCTGGAACGGATACAAATGGAGCAGTGGATTGAAGGGGAGGCCATGGTTTCAAGTGAGAAGGAGTTGCAGATTCTTGAAAAGTGACTTGACTTGTAATGTTGGGGTGGGTTGTGATAACATCAGCAATGGGAACTCTTACATGTTGAAGAAATCAGATGGAAAATCTGCTTTCAAGATTGTTGACAGCACTGGCAACAAAGTTGCAGAGGTTAGTTTAATTTGTCCATTTTACCACAACTTTTTAAGGTTTTCTTCAATTCCATTTCATCACACCAAAAATCAAACATCATAAGTTTGCTTTGCTTATTAATAATGTTGGGATCTGTGTTCCAATTCTCAGGTGAAACAGAAGCAATCTTCTCAAGGTTTGGCCTTTGGTGAAGATGTACTGAGCTTGGTTGTGGAGCCTCAGATTGATCAGTCACTGATTATGGCTATTATTGTCACAGTGTTTGGACTGGTTAATTGTAAACtgtaactattaattattactcCATCTTCAGGAATTTCTTGCCACACTTGTAAATTTCACAGAGGATCGGAAATACTTGTAACATCAAAGTTTACTCAAAAGTTTCCATTTTACCTCAGTTTTGATCTCCTCTATCAAGTATCAAGTGCTCAACTTTCTATACACAAGGATAGAGAATTGGCTTAAAGATGAAAagaatatatgcatatatagaaAACTAAAATGATACAACAATTATTGTTCTTACAATAAGAAGATGAAacaatattacacaaaaatgTGGAGACATGGGTGTATTAACCTAAGAATTGAATTAAAACTACTCTCATTTTGTATTGCATATGTATATCCTATGGGGGAAAAGAAGAAATAGCCAACATATTCATCAATATATACAATCAatcaatcttcttcttcttctttcaagttttatttctttaaaaaacaaattcacATCTGGATTTTTCTAAAGCAAAGGCACCTGGAGGCTCTTTTGTGCATTCTTACGGTTGCGCAGTTTCATCACGAGCTGCTGTCTTTCGCCCTCTACCTCTGCAAACTTGAGACTTATTTCCGAGTATCTCTGTTGCATCTCCTTCAACTCGCCTTCCATCAATGTGTTCTTCTCCTTTAGTAATGCTACTTCATTCAATAATTTGTCTGTGTCACTAGAGACCGATGCTTTCATTTCTTCGCCTGATAAACTGCTAGAACTGTagaaaatgcaaaaaatatTGCTCAGAAGAACTCCAGAAGGTGAAATACATGAGAAATGATTCATAgaataaaatttcattttgtgACAAGTAGTTCAAGCACAACAACCTCTTTACTTGTTCAGTAGTTCCAGAATTCACACTGAGGTCCTCTGTAGCTACCTGCATTGCACATTTAACCGTCAGCTAAATTGTctgtcaaaattaaattttagaaCATTGATTATTTGCAAACAAATTCAGAGTTTGAGATTAAAACTCTGGTACTAGGGAACAATATTAATTTCCCAAATACTGACCTTTGCAGACAGGAATTTACAAAAACTATTCTGATTGAGTTCTTCTAGTCTTGCTTCTAgttcttcaattttattctgAAGATCTTTCTCCTTCTCCAAAAATGCATTACATGAGGTTTCAAGAGCATTTTCCTTCAGCGTGATCTGGTCCTGTTTGTCACCAGAAACAATTTTCAATATACCCGATAGCATATTTTAACTATTGAAATTCGTGAAGACTGTATATCAAATATGATGAACCATTCaattaaacatagattttgATCAAGATTGAAACATATAAAGTGAAACGAGAACAGATAAAAAGAAACATTGGTGAGAGAATTTCCACTTTATATGCTCACCTAAAGCATGTTTGCTTATTTCAGTGCaatattttgtaatatgtgCCAAGTTCATGTGTAAATTTACCTCAAGCAACTTGATTTTCTCTTTTAGACTAGCAACAGTCTTCGCCCTGTTGTTTGCATCCTTGAGATTCATATCCAAACTATTTAAAGCATCATCTTTCTTCTTTAGATCACCTTTCAAATGCAACATATGCTTCCTCAACCTCTCTTTCTCCAACTCATCTTCAAATAGAGAATTCCTCAATTCACTACATTGAGTTCTAAGCACATCTATCTCCTCTTGGAGTTTCCGTACGAGTGTCTCCTTTTCTTTAAGAGACTCCTCTGCTTCTTTTTGCACTGAAGCTAGTCGACTTTCCAGCTCAGTTCTTTCACCGTT encodes:
- the LOC116027921 gene encoding protein LURP-one-related 11-like; protein product: MAAKIHPQISSSSNSCSDYVTSKRETLTIWMKSLVFHGNGCTAYNSKGEIVFRVDNYQEKNSTKVYLMDLHGQVLFSIQKQKLRIFGRWNGYKWSSGLKGRPWFQVRRSCRFLKSDLTCNVGVGCDNISNGNSYMLKKSDGKSAFKIVDSTGNKVAEVKQKQSSQGLAFGEDVLSLVVEPQIDQSLIMAIIVTVFGLVNCKL